AACCTGCCAAACATAATCAAACATCACAAGAGAATTTAAAGCCGTGTATAATACCGTATTTATTCTCACCTCTTAGTCACTTCACCAGTCACAGCAGTTGATGTAGCTGCAAGGGCTTTCCTTTGAGCAATTTCCACAGCATCCAATACTTTGTCTGCAGATCAGAATCAAAGCATTAAACTTGctcaatttctcaaatttttttttcgtattttatgaTGGGATGATTGGAATTATGAAGTTGTATATACTCATGGCATCCAAGGAGGCCAGCATGACTTCTCCAGGACCCTTGCCGAAGAACGCCTGGCCGGCTTTGGACTGAATCAGTGGCACAGCCATTGCTCCACTCACTGTAAGAACACCCTCAAGCAAAGCTCTGCTCATCTTCTCTGTTGTCTCTGATATCTTTCTCAccctgaaaattaaaatttaatatacaaTCAACTGATTCAGTAAATAACTGAAAACAATAACTCTTACCGACGTATTGTCTTGTTAATTTCTCCAGGGTTTTTGTTGGTTCTCGGTTTGGTTTCAGCTTTGTATTTTTCGCCGTATCGAATCAAATCAGCTCCTTTTTGAACCTGGAGAAGTGTTTTAAACTCAGTATCTTGATCAATATAACAGGGAATAGAACAGAGAGATGTATCTCTTACTTGATTGGTGTAAACATTGCTGCACTTGAAGATACCCTTTACAATCTCTCCAGTCCCTTGAGCAATGGCCTTGGCCAGCACACTATTATAGTCCTCAATCTTCGGAGCATAGTCCTTCCAATGTACATCATAAGAAGGACCTGTTTTCCGGGAACTTTGTCGATCATTGTAACTAAAGCACACAAATTCTTTTAGACATTCATCGAGTTGAGCCAATCGACCATCCGGTCCAGAGAAAGACACGCCATAGTTCAAGAAACCAGCGTCTTTATCGGGTAGTGAGAAGAGATAGTGAAGTTGATCAAGCTTGACAACCGGCTCATCTTTGGTCAGAGGCCATTGAAGGTCAAGACCAACCTTGGCTTTGGTGGCCAGTACCACACCTCCTTCGGTGATTCTGATGATCGAGAAGTCACCCTTTGCCAGTCCTACGGGCTCCGAATCCTCCAAGAGATGAACTGAAGCACCGGGAACTCGAAGCAGAACATCTTCTTTGAGGCTGTTCATCGGTGGCCTCATCAGAGAGTTAGTCTTCGGTGCACAAGAGTTAGTCTTCGGTGCACAACAACTCATGGATAAAGCCTGAAGTCTAATAGAACAATAGATAGGCATTcctttatagaaaaaaaaaatcgataaAGTTTGATCACTATTCTTTTTCAGTGATTCCCTTCAAGCATGATATAAAGTAGCACAATGCTTTATATCATGCTTGGAGAATGATATTCCTTCAGCCAACGCATATCGATAGACAAATATGGACAAATATGGTTCACATTACATCGGTGCGACTATTAGCATCACATAACTTTTGATCAACAATGAGAATGCTTCACTTCAAGGGGGGAAAGTTAATCTGAACAAATAACAGATCTATAAAGAATAGAGAGCTCGGAAAAAAGAAATCTCTCTGGTACAATAGACATATGAAGTCATGGAAACCGGACGAgtaaatatacacataaatacATGCACTCACAACCTCTAGTATGCACTTTAAAAAGATTTATGGAAAGTGTGAGAAAGGTATTGCGGAGGAAGaataaagaatgaaattatCTTCCTTGAACGAGACCACTGAAAACTTGGCTGTTACCCGCCAGAGCCGCTTCCCACTCCACTGAAGAGAGCAGGATATGAGAGAGTGAAATCACAACTTGCTTCATGTCAGGTCGCAGAACAGGATCATCATCGACGCACTGCTTCGCTAGCATCGCCGTCTGAATCATGCAAAGAAAACGAATGCCATATAGAACGAACGAAGCTGAAGTTCTCActatcatattttataatcttttccACATTCAAGAGAAGCAGCCATTACCAACTAAAAAGCATATACATTATACAGCATCACCTACTAAATAGCATGTGTATGTTCGCGTGCATAAGCCTTCGCATATCTTACTTTGTCAACAGTTTTAGTTTGCTTTACTTTTGTAATTTTACTTTATGACTGCTTGTATTTTCTGACAATGTTTTCCAATTTTAGGCATTtaagaaaatgataataatatcagAATAGTAACAGTACTTGCCTTAAACACACAGTCATGAGGATATAAATCCACTAAATTGGGATCAATGTGTTCTTTCAAGCTGGCCATGCTCATTGAATTGGGAGAGTTCTTCAGGGCTCCTAGCATCTGAAAATTTAAGTAAAGAATGAGTCTAAtgcaaaacaatgattaatcaAAGGGAAGTATCACAGTAAGAAATTGAAAGATCATTCTGCACACTATATGAAGTGCAAACATGTATATATGGGAATAAACAAATGAAAGccattcaaataaattcaacataacACCCCAGAGAACGCACAAGTGTCAAGCCATCCAAGTAATGGAATCACTAATAATAGATAGCCATGTACTAATGGTCAGCGACCAAGACAACTCTGCCTATTCTCTCCATATTTTCAAATCATTGACAGTGTTCAACATGATATATACGGTATAGTGATGCAAACAAAGGTGAGTATCGTGAGATTAAGAAAAAAGTATATTATGCTTCAAATGTCATTGTCAAGACTGATAACTCACTATAGATGCCAAAGAACGCCTTTCATTATTGGTCATAGTCGTCCCTTCTGTACGTGTTGTTGCTTCCTTGCCTGATATTAACTCAAAAAGGACAACTCCAAATGCGTAGACATCACTCTTGGTAGTGGCAAAACCATCACGCAAGTATCTGTATGGTTTCCACAAAAACAGAGTTGAAGGTATGTAACTTCAGCAGAAATTAGTGGCGCAACTCAAGTTTCTAAATCTGCTTACTCTGGAGCTAGATAACCAAAAGTTCCTACTACTCTTGTTGCAGAAGCTTCTCCATCAGCTGTTCTCACTAGTAACTTTGCAAGTCCAAAATCAGAAATCTACAGACAGGATATTGACAAAAAGCCTATTGGTAAACATATTGACAACCAAATAGAGATCAATTCAAAAGCAACGATTACCTTTGCTCTAAAACTACCATCAAGCAAGATGTTGCTTGTTTTAATATCTCGATGAACATAGTTTGTCTTAGTGTGCTCATGGATGTATTCCAGGCCTCTAGCAGCATCTAGTGCAATTTGAACCCTTGAGATCCAAGACAATGATGTATGGCCtaagcataaaaataacatcaacACATAAAATTCCTTGATTCATAAAGATGTATGTATGCAAAAGTTTAAGTTCTGGTAATAAAAATGTCAACAAACCGCATCATTAGTGCTTCAAATCAGAATGCTCAAAAATCAGAATAACTGAattgacaaaataaaatgagatcAGCCTACACACTGAGATCTAGAGACATGAAACCATTAGGTGGAACCTATTAACACACTATAGACATCATCACTAGAGAGGATTTCTGTCCAAGGTAAGTGCAGAGAACGAGATGTAGGGAAAGAACGAGATGTAGAGAAAGCAATGTTCTAATATGTAGACTACTAATTAATGAACAATACCTGTTGTCTTTAACATTCAGTCCTCATTTAgacattttgattttctttcaatggcACTTGGAATTATATTCCAATTTTACTTTTAACTGTGTAACTGAAAATAAATGCCTGCAAAGTAGTTTTCTGATTTGATATGCTTCCAGCAAGTTCATGGGATGTTTTCAACCAAGTTGACAATCAACTCTTATTGAGATCGCAACTCAGACTTCTATCTATGATGTgaggtaataattttttaaaaagaaacaaaataaaataaaataaaataagaaacacTGACAAAAAAGATCCTAGTGTTTCTATCTAGTGTTGGCAAATTTCAAAACCTGCTCCTTTAGTTGAAAATTCCTATTTTAAGGCAAAGACTAGTGTATATAGCATATGCATGGAAAAGATAATAAGTATCATGGTGAACTTAACactacataaaaaaagaaagaatgaaaattcTAAGAACTTTATATTCACTTGCATCAGTCAGAACTATAGACTATAAACTATAAACTCAGTCTAGAAAATCTATAGTTCCTCTTCCACATAATATCATATCGATCAGTTATTGTTTAGTTCATGTGGCAATTCTGATTGTTATTTGCATATAAGTTGTGTGTAGAAGAGAGATCTTACCCTTATTTTGAGGCTCATGCAGATGATTTTTTAGGGAACCTTTCTGTGCGTATTCATAAACCAGGAATAGGTCATCATTGCTTGCAGCATAGCCAATCAACTCTACCTTGACAAAAGTTAGATGGCAGGCAGAAGAAAGGTTGAGAACAAAAGTGACAGATAGGGTGACCTGAGAAAGGAAGAAAACTATCTCTAAATTGAACAAGGACATATACCAGGCTAGCATGATGAACCTTGCATAAAACATTCATCTCTGCCATAAATTCATTAGTTTTTGTAGCAGTCATTCTTTTTATAGCAACCTCCTGAACATAGCAAAGATGCCATTTGTGAGATAACagctagaaaaagaaaatcaacataGACATGCTAGACCCACAGACCTGGTCTCTCAGAACACCATAATACACAGAACCATATGTCCCATGACCAAGCAGATTGGCATCAGAGAAGGCATCAGTTGAAACAAGTATTTCTTCATATGTAAAAACAATAGGCTTCTCCATGTTAAAACCATCAGCAAACATACCTGCAGATATCAAACAAACTACAAAATCATGGGAATGTAGTATAGATGACAGAAATCTGACAgccaaaaaacaacaaaatggaCATTCAAATTAGACAATTAACACAATAATCAACCAAACCCTGCCCGACTTTACCCTTATACCTTGAAAGGAAATATATAAAGAGGAAGATCAGAACAATATGGCCGAAATCAAAATTTCACCTTTGGCACAAATAAACTTGTTCGTGCATTTACATGTATGTGGACAAAATGCCCATTGGTGCTAATATTGGTTATACAGTGACTTGTTATTGTATTTCTAATGCATTGGCAACTGGCATGGCATCAACCATATTATACTTGGGCGAGAGAATCTTTGGCATATATAAGGAAACAGAATGGATGGTTCCTAGTGCATTAATATCCTAACTtggacaagggaacctttacACAAAGACAGCAAATACGATGCTAAAGCAGGTGATACAGAATTCAATGAAACAGAAGATTACTGACCTTTCGGAATGTTAATTTGGTGATTGCCAATGTCTCCAGCAGATGACTTCACGGTACTAGATCTGCAGCAGAAATATCCTCCAGAGGGATAGCAGAAACTAGTACTCTTTAGAATATGAAATTTATGTGAGGTTGGTTGATTGGGATCTTTTGTGCGATTCGTTCGTTGTCGGCCACAGCAATGTAAGGTCTTGAATGCAATGCATGAAAGAAAAACTACAGCAATAAGAAAAAGAGCTACTCCCATGCTCCCAATAACCCATCCATAAGGGAATTTACTAGAATGTTTCCCTGTGTCACCTGAAAGGACAAAACAAACTAAGCTGTTAGATGAGCAAAGAACAACATTGAGACTATTCTTTAAGTTCCTGAATTCAAATTAGACCATGCCAAGTCCACAATTGGGACAAAAGGAGAAATTTTGAATAGATCAAAGCTTGCATTACTTAAGACGTACAAATGAACTTCACAAGATTCCATCTTTTCTAAGAGATGCTTGTTGAAATCCTCATTCAAGAGAAATAGATCACAAATTtgtacagaaaaaaaaaaagcacaatgCGGAAGCCTTTACCAGATATATCGTAAAAGAGTGGAGCCGGAGCAGGAGAGGGAGAGGCCGAATCACCAGAATTCACTAAGTAAGGCTGCCCAGGTActaaaaatcaaaccaaaaaacagaaaattatAGCACAATTGAAGCTCTTCCTCCTGAACTCTTAAAATGGAAACTCAAAGGATCAATTTTCCCCAAAACGAACAGAGAAAAACTCACCAGAGttcaaaggaatataataaacATCCCCAATAACGATGCTATTCGGATCACTCATGCCATTCGCCGTCTCAATGCTATCCATGCTCACACCGAAGCGGCTGGAGAGCGACTCCACGGTGTCCCCCTCCTCCATAACATAGCTCATCAAGTAATTCCACAGCCCACTAGAGCACCCACAAAGCAGATGCAAGCCGACAACCGCGCCGACCTTCGCCCTCCGCGAGGTATTCGGCATGAACGCCAGGCCACGGTACGCGTCAGAGATCATGGGGAACACGGGGCCATCGTGGTCACGGACGGTGAAGGTGGTGTTGGCGAAGTACATGCGGGACGCGGCAGCGCAGGAGCAGTTCTTGCGGACGAAGACATAGCCAGGGCTGGCGGCGGGATCGGCGGTGAGGTCAGAGGGAGTGGCATCGAACATGCTCTGGATGAGGGTGGAGGTGGTGGATTGTGAGGTTTTGAAGGCGAGGAAGGAGGTGCAGATGCGAGTGGTGTCGGAACAGTTGAGAGGAGTGGAATGGGAGGCGGATGGAAGAGTGGTCCATAGGAAGAGGATCAAAGGGAGTGCGAGAGAGATCGAGAGTGCCGCCATTGGAGCGAGCGAGCGCGGAGCGAGCGAGCGAGCGAGCTCGAAGAAGACGAAGGAACGAACAGTGAACTGTGAAAGCTTTTGCATTACATGAAGATTAAATCgtgtgccttttttttttaataataataaataaaatgataattaataaaaatatctgattgatattttataatttctggtaattgttaacaaaataaaaataaaaattttaaggttaaagaaattttaaaaagaaaaatatgagaatgttaataattcttatttagataatttaagtAAATTCTCACCACCTTTGTAAAACAGCAATAAGTTattgtattgttttttaaaaataatattaataaataattgttaataaattaaatatgaaaatttaagtttaaaatatttaattttaattggttttaaatgttttatacTTTTGagtaaattattgttttactttctttggtgtgattttattttttttttttaccagtATAATAAAGACCGATTTTATTAGACCAAAACTCAATGGGAAATTTGGGTGTATGCAGGAAAATAATCCTGAGAGCTGTTTCGTCATTTTCTTAtttactaataatttttataaaaatgtaaaaaagctccactattttttctattaaagTTATAATGTGCCATTAgataagtttaaatattaaaatggtcCATCTATTTGGCGTTTTCCATCtttttagtctctctaatataaGATTCATCTTTTTGGTCttcgtatttacacattttcatcctttagcTGTAAAATCTGCTTTTTTAGTCCTCGTATTTACATATTTTCGTCTTTTTTAGTCTCTCCAGCTTATCAGCTAGAAAGACCAAATTCGTCAATTGGAGGaaccaaaatgatataaatgtgcaaatacgagggcaaaaaaaaaatgattttatattaaagagactaaaagatggaaaataaaaaattgggtaaccattttgatattttgacctatTGGATATggctaaatatttaatatctaccttttattttttttactaaatagataaatcatatcaaaaacATGTATAGAATATTAactaagatttaaaaaaaaaaatttatgataaagACATGAACAATC
This genomic window from Dioscorea cayenensis subsp. rotundata cultivar TDr96_F1 chromosome 20, TDr96_F1_v2_PseudoChromosome.rev07_lg8_w22 25.fasta, whole genome shotgun sequence contains:
- the LOC120251151 gene encoding lysM domain receptor-like kinase 3; translated protein: MAALSISLALPLILFLWTTLPSASHSTPLNCSDTTRICTSFLAFKTSQSTTSTLIQSMFDATPSDLTADPAASPGYVFVRKNCSCAAASRMYFANTTFTVRDHDGPVFPMISDAYRGLAFMPNTSRRAKVGAVVGLHLLCGCSSGLWNYLMSYVMEEGDTVESLSSRFGVSMDSIETANGMSDPNSIVIGDVYYIPLNSVPGQPYLVNSGDSASPSPAPAPLFYDISGDTGKHSSKFPYGWVIGSMGVALFLIAVVFLSCIAFKTLHCCGRQRTNRTKDPNQPTSHKFHILKSTSFCYPSGGYFCCRSSTVKSSAGDIGNHQINIPKGMFADGFNMEKPIVFTYEEILVSTDAFSDANLLGHGTYGSVYYGVLRDQEVAIKRMTATKTNEFMAEMNVLCKVHHASLVELIGYAASNDDLFLVYEYAQKGSLKNHLHEPQNKGHTSLSWISRVQIALDAARGLEYIHEHTKTNYVHRDIKTSNILLDGSFRAKISDFGLAKLLVRTADGEASATRVVGTFGYLAPEYLRDGFATTKSDVYAFGVVLFELISGKEATTRTEGTTMTNNERRSLASIMLGALKNSPNSMSMASLKEHIDPNLVDLYPHDCVFKTAMLAKQCVDDDPVLRPDMKQVVISLSHILLSSVEWEAALAGNSQVFSGLVQGR
- the LOC120251153 gene encoding senescence/dehydration-associated protein At4g35985, chloroplastic-like — its product is MPIYCSIRLQALSMSCCAPKTNSCAPKTNSLMRPPMNSLKEDVLLRVPGASVHLLEDSEPVGLAKGDFSIIRITEGGVVLATKAKVGLDLQWPLTKDEPVVKLDQLHYLFSLPDKDAGFLNYGVSFSGPDGRLAQLDECLKEFVCFSYNDRQSSRKTGPSYDVHWKDYAPKIEDYNSVLAKAIAQGTGEIVKGIFKCSNVYTNQVQKGADLIRYGEKYKAETKPRTNKNPGEINKTIRRVRKISETTEKMSRALLEGVLTVSGAMAVPLIQSKAGQAFFGKGPGEVMLASLDAMNKVLDAVEIAQRKALAATSTAVTGEVTKRFGENPGEVTEDVFATAGHAVGTAWNLLKIRKAVKPSSLPSNMLKNAVKRG